The Plasmodium cynomolgi strain B DNA, chromosome 13, whole genome shotgun sequence DNA segment gtTTTCGCCAATAAGGTGGTTTTCCTCCAAAACGgcttcgtcctcctcgtTTTCGCCAATAAGGTGGTTTTCCTCCAAAacggcttcttccccccggTCGCGCCTAAATATCCCCAGGTTCGGAAACTTGGACGTGTAGCTATAGTTggcaatttttacattcgcGTTGGTGATCCTATTGAGCAGCGTGCTCTTTCCCACGTTGGGGTAGCCAATAATCCCAAAATcggtaaaaaatatttttttcaggaaaatttttttttcctttgttttttccccaaattgGCAGACAAATGGGATTTTCAGACTTTTAGTTCTGTAGGAGTAATTCCCCTTTCCacctttcccccccaaagcGATTAGCACTGTTTGGCcatttaaatgaataaaattaacaaactTCTTCTCTTCGTCGTATATAATTGTATTCACAGgtatatttatgcattcgtcttttccattttccccattttgattattgtttaatccttttcctccatttccaGCATAGTAAAAAGATTTTAATTTAAGGCTTAGaaaattatcaatttttttatccccaaTTAGGTACACATTACcgcctttccccccccggCCACCGGAAGcgtactttttatttttcctctgcgaaaatgttgtaaaacAGCATATACCATCTCCCCCATTTCCTCCCTTAACATTAATTGCACACCGGTCATGGAATtggtttttctttatctgcTTTTTCATGCAGTGTAGCTTATTTGCTGTGCGACTTGATCGCTTCTCACCCTCCTTGAACTTTATGCTGCTGTTAACAAAGAGGGTATTCTCCTTTCCACACTTGGACGGAAAATTGTACAAAACAGCCCTCTTGTGGAATATCATAAGGAGCAGAATGGTAAATCCAATATGCATATTCCTTTTGAGTGTCCTAATTTCATTCCTACTGAATGAGGGAGGAATGGAAACTTGCGACGAGGATCCTTATATATGATATGCTCGTGCGACCGTTTCATCGTGGATAGGGAAGAAAATAGCACAGCGatctgtatatatatatatatatatttttttttttcttctccaatTTGGTGACAAAGGAAGAGGAGCCCCACTCGAAAGAGATGTGCCTGGCCTAGTGGCCTACATAAAAGTGGGCGTCCCGCTAACGCTCACAAGGGggagtacatacatacgtatatatacatgtgcgttttattttattatttttttttttttccgattgGGTCACAGCGGCACAACTTATCAGAGAAACCCTTTCGGCATAAAACTGGCGCATTCAAAATTAAGTTTTCTCATTTgggttttaaaaagggggtattTATAACAATCCCCACGTGTTATGGGTACCCCTTCATCAGTTAGCATCACGTGTATAACGTGGCCACACTGGTCTCTTTCAAAGAGTGACAAATgcatggataaaaaaattacaatttttatacgTTATATCAAACACCGCGGaaggaatacaaaaaataagcgcAGCAACTGACCGTTGCGCGCGTGTTTTGGAATTAAATTGGGGAGCCGGCTGGGCAAAAGAAGCATATttgaggaaaacaaaatgtcaGCATGAATAACACAACTGTGTGCAGCGCATGCATGACCACACAGCTGTGCGctgattttttccttaacgaaaaatttgaaaaaaaaaataaataaatgggcAAGCAAGCTCGCAAAcgagcaaaaaggaaacaaaaaaatggataaatgaCCAACCAAATGGATGAATGACCAACCAAATGGATGAATGGCCAACCAAATGGATGAATGGCCAACCAAATGGATGAATAACCGAATTGCCACACCGCTGCCAACACCGCTGCCAACGTCGCTGCCACAAACCGGTTACTCCTTTTCCACCCCCAGAAAGGCGAAAAACTTCTCAGCATATCTTATCTTAAAGTTGGGGTACACGCGCACGATGTTATCTACCTCGTCAAATATGTACTTCTTTACAATTCCTTTAAAAGCAGAAATGGTGGATTTTCCCAAGTGCCCGCTCTGTGTGGTTTGCATTATGTGACACCACAGTTCACTATTGGTGGTCAAATCACTCGACTTGTCATGTAgcgaaattaaaatgaaaacggttttcaagaaaaagaaaaggttacaatgtttctgtttttttttcccttctatTTCGTGTGGACCCATTtcgataaatttaaaaatgcaaaaattcaATAACTTCtctttaaacaaaaaagtaaataacttacttaaaaaaaggacttgCTTTAAATCGTAATTATTGATATTCTTCaagtaatttataaaaaccGTTTTTAAgctgaataaaaatattctactTTTAACATTGGAAATATTTCTTAACATCTTGGCATAGGCaactttatattttttttcatacagcAGGGTTTAAATAATTGTTTGGATGACATGAGggatgtttttcttcttttttaaaattaaagataaaTTGTGCACACACTCATTTACGTCCAgactattttttatgattaagaaaatttttttcggtaAAATTCccttaattttatatttttttaaaagtttccCAAAGTAGGATTCGTTAaaatcttcttcttcttctccccccgccattaaataatttagcttacaaaatttgttcttcacagatttcgcttcttcttcaccgaGAGGGTTATTGTCCCTATCATCTGTCTTAGCTTCGCTTCCAACTAGTGTACCATTTGCAGacatatcctttttttccatttcttcgttttctctgctttttctccttttagcgcctttttttccgccctGTGTTTTGGCACATTCGgcacttttaaaattttttaagaatgaaaaagataccattttccccttgaagttatatttattttcaaactCATTTAAGATGCTAAAGAGGAattcaaatttgtttaaaaagtggaatttcattgtgccattttttaaatcatcgATATCTTTAATCAAAAATCGTAGTTTGCTCCTTTCGATGCAAATATGATTCGTCACGATATAATTgtcgatttgttttttttaataatccGTGATGTAATTCAAGTGACTGCCATCTTCACTTTTTAGCTTCATTCCGCAAATCTTCAAAATGATAATTATATTGTCCACGCTGCTAATGCTTATGTCTTCACACAGCAAATTAATGATATCAGTTATGCAATCGAAATCGAGGTAACTGCGGGCATAAAACAGGCAAAAACTCTTTAGTATGTTTCTCAGaatgattttaaaattttgatatTTCTCCTGTTCCTTTTGGCTAACTAGATGATTATTTTGCGCGTTGCTCAGTTTCTCGCTGCTCAGTTTCGCGTTGCTCTGTTTTTCACTGCTTTGTTTCGCCTTGTTTGTACATCCCTGCGTGGGGATACCGCATTGGTTTTCTTCACTTGAATGAGTTAGCGGCGCACATTGCCCACTTCGTCCAGCATCCTCGTTGCCAGCTTGGAGGCTGTCATGGTTGCGGGCAACGACACTGCTCAGCTCATTCTCTCTTtctatttttctcatcaaaTTGCGATTGTCCTCGTAGTGTTGTTTAAAAATCCCAGTTAgggcttttaaaaaatctctCAGTAAATTCTGGTATACCAAATTGTTCAGCACACAAATTACCACcacgcatatgcatatgtgaaTGTCCGTAGCATTTACATTGTTAAAATGGTTGCACACTATTTTAGTGAGGGCATCATTAAACATAACTTTTAGTTTCACGTCGTCCAGCTcgtgaaaatatttgcacaGATCTTGAATAAtgcattttatattaaacTCGGAAGTTTTGTTCAGAGAAATCACGAGAAATTTCTCTatctttttcgcttcttcggGATAGTTGggtgcctttttctttttctttttttccgcttttgcggttttcttcccttcgCTCACCCTTCCCCTGGAGGGAAGCatcccctcctccccttctgcGTCTTTTTCCGCTCCGTTTTGCGTTATCCCTGTGTgactcttcttcttcctcctctcctttttcctctccttttgcctctccttttgtgtctcttttttctccgtgTCTTCCTCGCTTGGTGCATCATCTCTACCTTCGCTTAGAACCCCCTCATCCTCAGAGGACCTCCCCGGCGTGTCATCCCCCTCCCGCAGGGCATTGTTaccctttttacatttttttttataacttttcTGAAATTCTCCAAATATGATGTCGGTCAATTTTAGCAAATTTGTGTCAAACCCGTCCTTCTCCAactgtttaaaaattttttcctcgttatttttcccatcatCCTTGTTGTTAATCTTTAACTTCTTCGACAGGTACGATAATAACTGATTATCCTTTTCTTGCTCAGCAGATATATCATACTTAATTTTGCTATgagatgtttttttttgttttttgggTGTGGCGTTTAAATTGTTGCCCTCGctgtaatttctttttctcttcatattTCCTTCGTCCTGTTTTGTTGACCTTCCCTCCAGCGATTCATCGGGGGTATTGATAGTGGAAATATTTCTTCCctgggtattttttttctttttggaaaaaaggagcttcttttcctttttttgtatcctGGCCAATTTTCTCAGTTCTCTTCTGTTCCGGATGTTGCCTGTACGTTATGGGAAAGCATGTGCACATGGGTGAACCTCCAGATGCGCATTCGTACAAACAAATAGGTTCGTTATTTGCATACGCAAAAAGATGATATGAAGAACCATAATCAGGGCAATCCCCACGCGGAggtgaaaagggggaactgCTGACACAAATAGAAGGGAATTAATTAGCAGCCCCCAAAGTATAGCTTATGCAGGTATATTTATACCTCTATTTATGTACAATGGCATGTTTTTCCAAAGAGGGgattaaaaattgtatgtcCTGAAATGAAGATATGGCTGGGGCGGGATAATGCCACCACACGTCTTGGTCATCCGCTGGGTTAGGAAGCCAAAACGGGGAGGTACGCATACGCAAAATGAAGCTCGCCGTagaaatgttatttttcttctacgTATAAAATATTCCATGGGGTtatctttccattttgcgcaaCTTCTATTTTAACTTCAATTTCGAGTTCGAACTCCAACTTGTGCTACCTCCGGATTGCGCTTAagtatattttcttctacaaaattggaatattttgaaaattttaaaggagTTTTTTCTACCGACAAGGGTAGCAGatgtttttgttttgctttcctGCGTGGCCCCAATTTTAGTCGATTTGCCAACAACGTGGCATAAAAAACATGCAGCGCTGGTAGTTAATGATAaactgcaaaaggggagctACAAATTGAGAAAACACAAAAGCACGCGGTAAATTATGGcgctaatattttttcatttaaactATTCAAAGggtttatataaaaaactgtaggaaaatatgtttaaaaggttgaaatgttaaaaagttaaatttttttttttttttttttttttttNNNNNNNNNNNNNNNNNNNNNNNNNNNNNNNNNNNNNNNNaaagttaaaatttttttttttttttgtgatccACAGCAACCCCGAAAGCGGGGTGTTCTATGTAGGGAACGACTGAGAGAAAAAAGCGCTgcgtgcatacgtatgcaaGTAAATGTGAAAGTGCAAACACAATTGTGCAaatggatatatatatatgcaatacTTGGAGGGAATTATTTGCATAATTACGAAgctgtgtatgtatgtacctatGCGAACTCTTTTGTGCCTTCGCAAAGTATGTGGCGAGTTTTTTTCGTGAATAATTTAAGAACAAACGAGAGATAGGAAATAgggttccatttttcttagCTGACATTGACGTGTGTTTTGCGTATACACGTATTCATGAGGGCACGTGCCTATGAGCCTGCATGTGCATTTGTGAAGCGGCCGGGACGAACACCAATCCGTATGTGGAACGTAGCTTTACATAATACATGTGTAATCGTAGCAAAGGCTAAAGCCATGTGCGTGTGAACCCTCGTTCGAAGCTCTTCGATGGTCGCGCAGGCATGGGTCACTTTAACCTCAGTGCCGATTATCAATGCACAATTACGTATCATGTAATTCTTCAGTCTGCTTAAAATGGAAGTAACATATGGCTGTAGAACCATCCTGTTTAAGTGACTCCCCCCACCCCAGCACCATGTGCATTTCTCCTATGAAAGCATAAGTGAAAGGGAGCAGTGACTGTCACAAAAATTGGCGAAGCTAAATGggtttttcgcttttttcattttttcgttcttctgttttttagttgttttcccctttggggggcGCAGAAAATGCCAATAGTTGCTAAAACGCGTATGCAGCAGAGCGCCAATTTAGCACAAGGCGAATCGCTGCATGCTGCGTACGAGCGTGAATATATGCCACGTAAGCCAAATCAGCTAACACAGCCTGCGCCGTATGTTTCTACTTCGTGACAAAGGCGTTTCACGTGTGGGAAGTGACTCATGTCAGCTGACACACACGTTACGTGTTTATATGCACAGTTGTGTGTCTATGCGGACTTCTAAACTTATAAGTAGggacatgtgcacatgtagaAGTtcccagttttttttttttttttttctttttcctttgggggaggaggggggggttgCTACTACCTAAGTAAAATGATTTCGATGAGAAGATGGTTCGATgtcaatttttccttttttacctaATCCTTATCCATTATGTGTTAGCAGTTCGAAATAAAAGTAGGCCGAAAACAGATTTTTACTTGAAGACGAATTGCGAGTTGGTGAGGAGGCGAAAGAATGGCTCGAAGGTATATTTCAAAAGGAAGGCGCGAGGTGAGGATTGGGGTTCTCGGGCTTGCTATGACCCGCGGAGAGGGGGGAGATACAGCCACAGCAGTGGCGGGAACCGCCGCAACCGAAGCAACCGCGACAGCGGCGCGCTGCGTGCCACGAGCACTTTCGTGTCCAAGTActacaaaataaacataaacgaCGTGTACAGCTACCTGAATAGGAAGAAGTATGAGTATATAGAAACAGACGTGAAGATAACGCTCAAGTACTGCCCCTTCTGCCCGCCACACAAGTATAAATATGACAATATGTACAagcatgaaatttttaaaaacaccgGAAATAGTTACTGCCACAGATGTGGGTATAAAGGGAGCTTCTACGATTTCAAACTAAAAATGGGAGACTTGGTAACAAGCAATTTCGAAAACAGTGTTGTAAGCAATACCtatgaggaggaaaaaataagcttCAACGATGTTAAGGTGTATAGCATGAATTTGTTGTACTCGAAGGAGGCAGAAGCGGCAAGGAAATATTTAATCGAAGAAAGAAAGCTAAATTTACAAACGCTAAAAAAGTATTATGTAGGATTTTCTATCATGGAATTTCAGTCGCTAGAAAATTCaggaaaatttgaaaaacacgAATGCttaattttcccctttataaaaaaagcgaaTGATCTGAACTCCATGGGGttaaatggaaataaaaacaacaCGAATGAAAAAGACTCGTACGAAATTGTCCGCATAAAGGTAAGAAGCTTAAGGGATAAAGGATACATGAGATTATACCCCAAGAATGTGAAAGACGAAATgaaattattcttttttggaGACCATTTGGTTAGTAATTCCGAAGAGGTTGTCCTAACAGAAGGGGAGATAGATGCCATGACTGTAAGTCAGGAGACGAATTATGCTGCCATTTCTCTGCCAAATGGTTCGAAGTCGCTTCCTATATATTTGTTGCCATATTTGGAAAGgttcaaaaaaatacatctgTGGCTCGATTTTGACAAGGCCGGGAAATCCAGCGTCTTTAATTTTGTCAATAAAATTGGACTAGGGAGGACGAACGTAATAACCGATGCGAATGTGCACTATCTCGATGAACAGCTGTTCgagagaaagaggaaaaatttgttaactAAAGGGGGTCTCCTCTTACCCCTAACAGTTGGTGATAACCCCATCGGCGTAGCGGAGCAGAAACAGGGTGgtattaaagaaaatacgcaaagtgacgaaaaaaatgggcacactGAAGGCACGCAGGATGGAAAGGGACCCAACACAGATGTAGATCCAATGTCAGGTACAAACAAATCAGATTTGAAAATAGcagaaaaggcgaaaaatgaAGGTGATAGCAGAAACAATCCCAGTTGTGGTGACACGGGAAATACCCAAGGggaggcgcaaaaaaaagagagagaagaagaaggatgCAAAGCACGAACGTTCCACTTTGTACAGAACAATATCATGTATATACCAAACAACATCGTTGTGAAGGATGCCAATGACTGTCTAAAGCACAACATAGATATACGattttttatagaaaataGCGAAAAGGTAAAGCATAGCCAAATATTAAACTTCAATGATTTGagacaaaatattttggaagAATTAAAATATCCGGATAGAATAAATGGAATTAAGAGTAAGACTATTCCATccttaaataaatttctatATGGATTACGCATGGGAGAATTATCCATATGGACAGGCCCAACAGGGGTAGGGAAAACTACCCTTTTGTCTCAACTCTCGCTAGATTATTGCATCCAAGGGGTATCTACCCTATGGGGGTCCTTCGaaattaataacataaaattaggAAAAGTAATGTTAAATcaattttgtggaaaaaatctagaaaaaaatattgaccTATTTGATCTATATGCAGATAAATTTGAATTATTGCcgctaaaatttttaaagtttCATGGAAGTACAAATATCGACCAAGTTTTGGATGCCATGGATTATGCAGTATATGCCTACGATGTGAAGCATATCATTATTGACAACTTACAGTTCatgttaaatataaataaattttctgaCATATATGAACTACAGAACATTGCTATTGATAAGTTTAGATCGTTTAGCACAAATAAGAATGTCCACATCACTTTGGTTGTTCACCCAAGGAAGGAGGACAACAATCTTCTTTCCATTGCCTCCGTTTTTGGTAGCGTCAAATCTACACAGGAAGCCGATAACGTGTTTATCATTCAGAGACATGTGTCTAAAACGAAtgaaactgttttttttatagacaTTAAAAAGAACAGATTCAAGGGGAGCTTGGGTAGAATCCCCTACTTGtacaataaagaaaatatgacCATTAAGGAGATGTCCATTGGCTACTTAAATGATGCCATTTCGAGCAGGGGCTACGGGTCCAATGGCACCgccccttcttctgcttcttctgctgcttcttcttcttcatctaaTTTTGTGCCGAGCGTTGGTCTCCCTCGCGATGGCCTGGACTTCACCCTGTGCGATGAGTACGACTATATGAAGCAGTTGGCCGACGAGTACGAATCAAAGCACGCCGTGCGCAGGTACCGCGTTGTCGCAGATGGTAGGGTTAGCGGTGTGGGGAGTGAAAGTACGAACAGCCCTAACGCTTCCTCCTCGAACCGTGCCCAAAACGAAAGTAAGAGCGATAGCGGCTCGGTGGACTCCTCGCACAATAACCAAAATAAAGATAACAAGTCAGTCGATCAAGTAAGCGGCGCAGAGGATGACCCTACCAGTAATAACCGCGTAGTTAGTGCAAGCAGCAAGAGCGAAAAGGGAACCATAAAAAACTTATTGAAGGGAGCCGATCGAGGAGGCACAGCAACCCCTGTaggaaaaaatccaaaaagTGATAAACCAAGTGGTGATAGCATCCATGTGGTCACCCCTGCTAACTCGAACGGGGAGAAGCAAGAAGCACCCCCAGATGATGTATCCAAGCAAAATGTATCATCCTACCGATTGAGCGCCGAAGGGATAATAAAACtatgtgaagaaataaaagaaaacaaaaatgaaaagctaaAAGATAGAGTGATAACCATATCAATGAGGAACTGTGTTATAAATGAAGATTCAACGATAAAGGATATTCGAAACTTTATAAAGACAAACAagttaaacataaaaactgCTGGGAAGAATCTAAAAAAGGTAGACGTTTTTATAGCCATTTTGCAGAGTATTCCGAAGGAGTACATAACGATTAAGTATGGAGGAGGAGACGTGGAGAAAGGGGATCCGGACAACAACAGTGTAGGGAGCAGAAGTggtgaaaatgtgaaacGAGGCAAACTCAATAGCACGCTCGCAGGAAATCATAACAATGTGAGCA contains these protein-coding regions:
- a CDS encoding hypothetical protein (putative) gives rise to the protein MPLYINRGNIRNRRELRKLARIQKKEKKLLFSKKKKNTQGRNISTINTPDESLEGRSTKQDEGNMKRKRNYSEGNNLNATPKKQKKTSHSKIKYDISAEQEKDNQLLSYLSKKLKINNKDDGKNNEEKIFKQLEKDGFDTNLLKLTDIIFGEFQKSYKKKCKKGNNALREGDDTPGRSSEDEGVLSEGRDDAPSEEDTEKKETQKERQKERKKERRKKKSHTGITQNGAEKDAEGEEGMLPSRGRVSEGKKTAKAEKKKKKKAPNYPEEAKKIEKFLVISLNKTSEFNIKCIIQDLCKYFHELDDVKLKVMFNDALTKIVCNHFNNVNATDIHICICVVVICVLNNLVYQNLLRDFLKALTGIFKQHYEDNRNLMRKIERENELSSVVARNHDSLQAGNEDAGRSGQCAPLTHSSEENQCGIPTQGCTNKAKQSSEKQSNAKLSSEKLSNAQNNHLVSQKEQEKYQNFKIILRNILKSFCLFYARSYLDFDCITDIINLLCEDISISSVDNIIIILKICGMKLKSEDGSHLNYITDY
- a CDS encoding POM1 (putative), which translates into the protein MPIVAKTRMQQSANLAQGESLHAAYEREYMPLRNKSRPKTDFYLKTNCELVRRRKNGSKVYFKRKARGEDWGSRACYDPRRGGRYSHSSGGNRRNRSNRDSGALRATSTFVSKYYKININDVYSYLNRKKYEYIETDVKITLKYCPFCPPHKYKYDNMYKHEIFKNTGNSYCHRCGYKGSFYDFKLKMGDLVTSNFENSVVSNTYEEEKISFNDVKVYSMNLLYSKEAEAARKYLIEERKLNLQTLKKYYVGFSIMEFQSLENSGKFEKHECLIFPFIKKANDLNSMGLNGNKNNTNEKDSYEIVRIKVRSLRDKGYMRLYPKNVKDEMKLFFFGDHLVSNSEEVVLTEGEIDAMTVSQETNYAAISLPNGSKSLPIYLLPYLERFKKIHLWLDFDKAGKSSVFNFVNKIGLGRTNVITDANVHYLDEQLFERKRKNLLTKGGLLLPLTVGDNPIGVAEQKQGGIKENTQSDEKNGHTEGTQDGKGPNTDVDPMSGTNKSDLKIAEKAKNEGDSRNNPSCGDTGNTQGEAQKKEREEEGCKARTFHFVQNNIMYIPNNIVVKDANDCLKHNIDIRFFIENSEKVKHSQILNFNDLRQNILEELKYPDRINGIKSKTIPSLNKFLYGLRMGELSIWTGPTGVGKTTLLSQLSLDYCIQGVSTLWGSFEINNIKLGKVMLNQFCGKNLEKNIDLFDLYADKFELLPLKFLKFHGSTNIDQVLDAMDYAVYAYDVKHIIIDNLQFMLNINKFSDIYELQNIAIDKFRSFSTNKNVHITLVVHPRKEDNNLLSIASVFGSVKSTQEADNVFIIQRHVSKTNETVFFIDIKKNRFKGSLGRIPYLYNKENMTIKEMSIGYLNDAISSRGYGSNGTAPSSASSAASSSSSNFVPSVGLPRDGLDFTLCDEYDYMKQLADEYESKHAVRRYRVVADGRVSGVGSESTNSPNASSSNRAQNESKSDSGSVDSSHNNQNKDNKSVDQVSGAEDDPTSNNRVVSASSKSEKGTIKNLLKGADRGGTATPVGKNPKSDKPSGDSIHVVTPANSNGEKQEAPPDDVSKQNVSSYRLSAEGIIKLCEEIKENKNEKLKDRVITISMRNCVINEDSTIKDIRNFIKTNKLNIKTAGKNLKKVDVFIAILQSIPKEYITIKYGGGDVEKGDPDNNSVGSRSGENVKRGKLNSTLAGNHNNVSIGGSPSCVVPIRGPTKNDLNIVPTVQEASVNNHNITHSSSGYVSAPRKGDAQSGEKHYSEEIKSLYGEEVTKRYIQDNIINVDDNIVKRSGIFKLEGDNKIMSSEKLEYYEPVKKFDDDIESRFFLINDNNYNEKINLIYKNVTYCGLDIETTGLEVFDEKIRLIQIAVEDYPVIIYDMFNITRESILSGLREILRNEKVVKIIQNGKFDAKFLMHNNFEVNNIFDTYIASKLLDKNKNMYGFKLNNIVEKYLNVTLDKQQQNSVWNNSLLNNNQLFYAARDSSCLLKLYKKLKSEICRENMETVNDIENKCILPICDMELNGIKVDLESLSKSTNEILSELNAETSKLKTELKDEEINVNSQQQVLKALQNNNVRDVSNKLIENTSDANLKNFLNHREVVLLRNYRRLYKLYSAFYLKLPQHINKKTNKIHTTFNQLKTFSGRFSSEKPNLQQIPRQKNIREIFIPQENNIFIIADFKQIELKIAAEITNDDIMLKAYNNNIDLHTLTASIITKKAIADINKEDRHIAKAINFGLIYGMNYVNLKNYANTYYNLNMNLDQCLYFYNSFFEHYKGIYRWHNQIKQMRALEYSTLSNRKVIFPYFSFTKALNYPVQGTCADILKLSLVELYKNLRPINGKIILCVHDEIIIEVDKKYQEDALKILVESMENSASFFLKKVKCEVSVKIAQNWGSKE